A window from Leishmania mexicana MHOM/GT/2001/U1103 complete genome, chromosome 33 encodes these proteins:
- a CDS encoding elongation factor 1-beta encodes MSLQDVSKKAAELESRLSGKLFLGGAKPTAEDVKAFNDLLGANHVSLYRWAKNMATYTEGERKAWGAPVRVAAPELRMPAPAAATAAAAVSDAAAEKKAAPKAAAVAPPPAAAAAAAAEEEDDIDLFGETTEEEKAALEAKKANDAEKKKAKKAVIAKSSILFDVKAWDDTIDLEALAKKLHAIERDGLIWGDHKLVPVAFGVKKLQQLIVIEDDKVSGDDLEEMIMGFEEEVQSMDIVAWNKI; translated from the coding sequence ATGTCTCTGCAGGACGTGAGCAAGAAGGCCGCCGAGCTCGAGTCGAGGCTGAGCGGCAAGCTGTTCCTTGGCGGCGCGAAGCCGACGGCGGAGGACGTGAAGGCGTTCAACGACCTGCTCGGCGCGAACCACGTGAGCCTGTACCGATGGGCGAAGAACATGGCAACGTACACCGAGGGCGAGCGCAAGGCGTGGGgcgcgccggtgcgcgttgctgcgccggagctgcgcatgcccgcacctgcggcggcgacggcggcggcggcggtgtcggatgctgccgctgagaAGAAGGCTGCGCcgaaggctgctgctgtcgcgccgccgcccgccgctgcggctgccgctgccgcggaggaggaggacgacatCGACCTGTTCGGGGagacgacggaggaggagaaggcagcgctggaggcgaagaaggccaatgacgcggagaagaagaaggcgaagaaggcggtgaTTGCGAAGTCGTCGATCCTGTTCGATGTCAAGGCGTGGGACGACACGATCGACCTGGAGGCGCTCGCGAAGAAGCTGCACGCGATCGAGCGCGACGGCCTGATCTGGGGCGACCACAAGCTGGTGCCCGTTGCGTTTGGCGTgaagaagctgcagcagctcatcgtCATTGAGGACGACAAGGTGTCCGGCGACGACCTGGAGGAGATGATCATGGgcttcgaggaggaggtgcagtcGATGGATATCGTCGCCTGGAACAAGATCTGA